In Dyadobacter sp. NIV53, a single window of DNA contains:
- a CDS encoding FAD:protein FMN transferase, producing the protein MKFRYIILHIILFISVTSELAFAQVQRYSYEKGMMGSPFVLTFYAKNDTLAKQAADSTFKRIQQLNDSLSDYRDGSEINKLSATSGTGKWVAVSKDLFNILAVAQDFSQKTDGSFDVTLGPVVQVWRRAVRKGYLPDKNEIKEAMEKTGYRKLLLDPETRRVMLTQKGMRLDIGGLGKGFAADEAIKVMESFGITSALIDAGGKLAITNPPPAAKGWKIKVSSGRDSLGTIELANAGVATSGPTYRYLEFEGKKYSHIVDPKTGIGLQYHVRTTVISPNATDADVLATAFSVTGIRNGRKYLKKYYSASRVWLVETRNGKETSWNTIGQKKP; encoded by the coding sequence ATGAAATTTAGATATATAATTCTTCACATTATTCTGTTCATTTCAGTGACGTCGGAGTTGGCGTTTGCACAAGTCCAGCGCTACTCTTATGAAAAAGGGATGATGGGTTCACCATTTGTGCTGACATTTTATGCTAAAAATGATACACTGGCAAAACAGGCAGCTGACAGCACATTTAAAAGGATCCAGCAACTGAACGATTCATTGAGCGATTATCGGGATGGCAGCGAGATCAATAAACTATCCGCAACTTCCGGCACTGGCAAATGGGTTGCAGTAAGTAAGGATTTGTTTAATATTCTGGCCGTTGCCCAGGATTTCAGTCAAAAAACTGATGGAAGTTTTGATGTAACACTGGGGCCGGTTGTACAGGTTTGGCGTAGAGCTGTGCGGAAAGGATATTTGCCGGATAAAAACGAGATTAAAGAAGCAATGGAAAAAACGGGCTACCGGAAACTCCTGCTAGATCCCGAAACTCGACGCGTCATGCTTACTCAAAAAGGAATGAGGCTGGATATCGGGGGTTTGGGGAAAGGATTTGCTGCCGACGAAGCAATAAAAGTTATGGAAAGCTTTGGTATCACTTCGGCCCTGATAGATGCGGGTGGTAAACTGGCTATTACCAATCCTCCGCCAGCTGCAAAAGGTTGGAAAATAAAGGTATCTTCCGGCCGCGACTCGCTTGGAACCATAGAGCTGGCAAATGCCGGAGTAGCAACTTCGGGTCCAACTTACCGTTATCTGGAATTTGAGGGCAAAAAGTATTCACATATTGTCGATCCAAAAACGGGTATTGGGCTTCAGTATCATGTACGGACAACAGTTATCTCCCCAAATGCAACAGATGCTGATGTACTAGCTACTGCATTCAGTGTCACCGGTATTCGCAATGGCCGGAAATACCTGAAAAAATATTATTCTGCTTCAAGGGTCTGGCTGGTAGAGACCAGAAATGGGAAAGAAACTTCATGGAATACTATTGGCCAAAAAAAGCCGTAA
- a CDS encoding CPBP family intramembrane glutamic endopeptidase, with product MSVKLFTHILLANCLVILGFNLLMLLPELKVYLLDSNRRIITGLSLYTFQFIMTKALLKENVFWLTDPFKLKAVWRGIIAFVIVLLLSLGLVTMLDKNSFISIDQGDWINFSGVFLLNSLPGAAMEEWLFRYFPVRFVHSASFWIPANAILIFMLLLFTLIHIPAFVFQYNTDLSSLGNIFVTGIFLFLIYFTTRNVLFTALFHAFCNNPKFLMDSVFNWQYFYASVFAVTLAWPFIADKIAHRAASKKEHYIQE from the coding sequence ATGTCCGTAAAATTGTTCACACATATATTGCTGGCAAACTGCCTTGTGATCCTTGGCTTTAATCTGCTAATGCTTTTACCCGAATTGAAAGTGTATTTGCTGGATTCCAACCGCCGGATCATAACCGGGCTAAGTTTGTATACATTTCAATTTATAATGACAAAAGCTTTACTTAAAGAAAATGTATTCTGGCTGACAGATCCATTTAAACTTAAAGCTGTCTGGAGAGGAATTATTGCTTTTGTGATCGTACTTTTATTGTCTCTCGGGTTGGTTACGATGCTGGATAAAAACAGCTTTATATCGATTGATCAAGGTGACTGGATAAATTTTTCAGGTGTATTTCTATTGAATTCCCTGCCAGGTGCTGCAATGGAAGAATGGCTGTTCCGGTATTTCCCTGTTCGTTTTGTACATTCGGCATCATTCTGGATTCCTGCCAATGCAATACTGATTTTCATGCTTTTACTTTTTACACTGATACATATTCCGGCTTTTGTATTTCAGTACAATACGGATTTGAGTTCTCTGGGAAATATTTTTGTAACAGGTATTTTTCTGTTCCTGATTTACTTCACAACCAGAAATGTCCTATTCACGGCCCTTTTTCACGCATTTTGTAATAATCCAAAATTTCTGATGGACTCAGTTTTTAACTGGCAATACTTTTACGCGAGTGTTTTTGCAGTTACGCTTGCCTGGCCTTTTATTGCTGATAAAATTGCACATAGGGCAGCCTCCAAAAAGGAACATTATATTCAGGAATAG
- a CDS encoding bifunctional alpha,alpha-trehalose-phosphate synthase (UDP-forming)/trehalose-phosphatase produces MKDLKKVENSGRLIIIAYRLPFKIIRENDQVQLFQSSGGLVSAVLSLVHEQQEPIFKSKDKIQWIGFTENTPEELEGQSLANDSFQAHPVFIPDDVNENYYEGFCNNLIWPLCHYFPSLARFEDAYFDAYQSANKLFFDKLDEIIQPGDVVWVQDYQLMLLPEMIRSKYPENKIGFFFHIPFPSYELFRLLPVKWRKALIDGILGADVVGFHTNDYVEYFLKSARLVSGYGNKLHYINMSNRIVKVDSFPISIDFAKFNDAYDDPEVAKARTEARESLKEKIIFSVDRLDYSKGILHRLNGFTRFLEHYPEWHEKVSFVMVVVPSRDKIEQYQQMKMDIDQTVGAINANYGNIYWQPIIYQYRSMPYQELIGMYTASDVALITPVRDGMNLVCKEYVASRKDTHGVLILSEMAGAAAELGEALIINPLDRQDIADAIQRAFHMPAEEQTKRMNAMRERIREYDVFAWTNDFFTQMIMLEQEHERLKQVFLTNTGIDAIRNAYTSSSKRILFFDYDGTLAPIVPDPSKAIVSESLKKLILEIAKRDTIVIISGRDRHFLNEHFRDLPVHIIAEHGALIKTKGEEEWTLNENYEENWKESIRPILDLYAKRCPGAFVEEKETSLAWHYRTAEDKDYANRRAQELSWQLKNFIQPELNLQIIDGNKVVEVKKTAFNKGTAARSFVENGDYDFILAIGDDTTDEDMFEVLPESAYTIKVGDDLSAARNHIKNQEQVFYFLSFMVSSLAE; encoded by the coding sequence ATGAAAGATTTGAAAAAAGTAGAAAATTCAGGAAGATTAATCATTATTGCCTATCGACTTCCATTTAAAATTATTCGTGAAAATGACCAGGTTCAACTCTTCCAAAGTTCAGGAGGATTAGTGTCGGCGGTACTTTCTCTGGTTCATGAACAACAGGAACCAATCTTTAAATCCAAAGATAAAATTCAGTGGATTGGATTTACAGAAAACACTCCCGAAGAACTGGAAGGGCAGTCACTGGCCAACGATTCTTTTCAGGCGCACCCGGTTTTTATACCAGACGATGTAAATGAAAATTATTATGAAGGTTTCTGTAATAACCTTATCTGGCCGTTATGCCATTATTTCCCATCGCTCGCAAGATTTGAAGATGCTTATTTTGATGCATATCAATCAGCTAACAAATTGTTTTTCGATAAACTGGACGAAATTATTCAGCCGGGGGATGTAGTTTGGGTTCAGGATTACCAGCTAATGCTTTTGCCCGAGATGATCAGGAGCAAATATCCTGAAAACAAAATAGGTTTCTTTTTCCATATCCCGTTTCCTTCTTATGAGTTGTTCAGGTTGTTACCAGTTAAATGGCGGAAGGCATTAATTGATGGCATTCTTGGCGCTGATGTAGTCGGGTTTCATACCAACGATTATGTAGAATATTTCTTAAAATCGGCCAGGCTCGTTTCCGGATATGGAAATAAACTTCATTACATCAATATGAGCAACAGAATCGTTAAGGTTGATTCTTTTCCGATCAGTATAGATTTTGCTAAATTTAATGATGCATATGATGACCCGGAAGTAGCGAAAGCCAGAACGGAAGCGCGGGAGTCGTTAAAAGAAAAAATAATTTTCTCGGTTGACCGCCTCGATTATTCAAAAGGAATATTACACAGGTTAAATGGTTTCACACGCTTTTTGGAACATTATCCGGAATGGCATGAAAAAGTGTCTTTTGTCATGGTGGTCGTTCCGTCCAGGGACAAAATTGAGCAATATCAGCAAATGAAAATGGATATTGACCAAACGGTAGGAGCGATCAATGCCAATTATGGAAATATATACTGGCAGCCTATCATTTATCAGTACCGTTCTATGCCTTATCAGGAACTTATTGGAATGTACACTGCCAGTGATGTTGCCTTGATTACACCAGTAAGAGATGGTATGAACCTGGTTTGTAAGGAATATGTAGCCAGCCGGAAAGATACACACGGCGTGCTGATTCTCAGCGAAATGGCCGGAGCTGCTGCGGAGTTGGGCGAAGCGCTCATTATAAATCCGTTAGACAGGCAGGATATTGCCGATGCCATTCAAAGGGCGTTTCATATGCCGGCTGAAGAACAAACTAAACGAATGAACGCCATGCGGGAAAGAATACGCGAATACGACGTATTTGCATGGACGAATGATTTTTTTACCCAAATGATTATGCTGGAACAAGAACACGAACGGTTAAAACAGGTATTTTTAACCAATACAGGAATTGATGCGATCCGCAATGCTTACACTTCTTCATCAAAGAGAATTTTATTTTTTGATTATGATGGCACACTTGCACCGATTGTGCCCGATCCTTCAAAAGCGATCGTATCAGAAAGTCTAAAAAAATTAATTCTTGAAATTGCAAAAAGAGATACTATAGTTATAATCAGTGGCCGTGACAGGCATTTCTTAAATGAGCATTTTCGTGATCTTCCTGTTCATATTATTGCAGAACACGGCGCTTTGATTAAAACAAAAGGCGAGGAAGAATGGACACTTAATGAAAACTATGAGGAAAACTGGAAGGAGAGTATCCGTCCTATACTGGATTTATACGCAAAAAGATGCCCCGGGGCTTTTGTAGAAGAAAAAGAAACCTCACTTGCATGGCATTACCGTACGGCCGAAGATAAAGATTATGCCAACAGAAGAGCACAGGAATTGTCATGGCAGCTAAAAAACTTTATCCAACCCGAACTTAATCTTCAGATCATTGACGGTAATAAAGTTGTAGAGGTGAAAAAGACAGCTTTCAATAAAGGAACTGCGGCGAGAAGTTTTGTTGAAAATGGCGATTATGACTTCATACTGGCTATTGGAGATGATACGACAGATGAAGATATGTTTGAAGTTCTACCTGAAAGTGCATATACCATAAAGGTTGGTGATGATTTATCGGCAGCCCGGAACCATATCAAAAATCAGGAGCAGGTTTTCTATTTCCTGAGCTTTATGGTTTCTTCTCTTGCTGAATAG
- a CDS encoding glycoside hydrolase family 43 protein has product MFILYRSFSILTCLLLSGVFFGLCQNSVAQSGPKPLVSHIYTADPSAHVFNGKIYVYPSHDVEANVPQDDEGGHFNMRDYHILSMDNVDGKVTDHGVALDISNIPWAGRQLWAPDAAFKNGTYFLYFPVKDKKDVFRIGVATSKSPTGPFKAAPNPIPGSYSIDPAVFTDTDGNSYMYFGGIWGGQLQRWHTGQYETNGSKTDLSKDQEPALSPKVAKMSNDMLTFDGEAKDVVIMDKEGKPLTGGDHDRRFFEGAWMHKFQDKYYFSYSTGDTHLLVYATSNSPYGPFTYQGVIMQPVTGWTTHHSIIEFKGKWYIFYHDVELSGKTHLRNVKVRELNREADGSIITITP; this is encoded by the coding sequence ATGTTCATTTTATACAGATCATTTTCCATTCTCACCTGTTTACTTTTGTCGGGTGTATTTTTTGGACTTTGCCAAAATTCAGTCGCTCAATCCGGGCCGAAGCCACTCGTAAGCCACATCTATACAGCGGATCCTTCGGCTCATGTATTCAATGGTAAAATTTATGTTTATCCATCACACGATGTTGAAGCAAATGTGCCGCAGGATGATGAAGGCGGGCATTTTAATATGCGTGATTACCACATTCTTTCCATGGACAATGTTGACGGAAAAGTTACGGATCATGGTGTAGCGCTTGATATAAGTAATATCCCATGGGCTGGCCGCCAATTGTGGGCGCCGGATGCGGCATTTAAAAACGGGACATATTTTCTTTATTTTCCGGTAAAAGACAAAAAAGATGTTTTCCGGATCGGAGTGGCTACGAGTAAATCACCAACCGGTCCGTTTAAAGCCGCACCAAATCCCATTCCTGGAAGTTATAGTATAGATCCGGCCGTTTTCACTGACACAGATGGAAATTCATATATGTATTTTGGTGGGATCTGGGGCGGACAACTTCAACGCTGGCACACGGGACAATATGAAACAAATGGCTCAAAAACCGATTTGTCGAAAGATCAGGAACCAGCGTTAAGCCCCAAAGTAGCCAAAATGAGTAATGATATGCTGACTTTTGATGGCGAAGCAAAGGATGTTGTGATCATGGATAAAGAGGGCAAGCCGCTTACCGGCGGAGATCATGACCGACGCTTTTTCGAAGGTGCGTGGATGCATAAGTTTCAGGATAAATATTATTTTTCCTATTCTACGGGAGATACTCATTTACTGGTTTACGCAACCAGTAATTCGCCTTACGGCCCATTTACTTATCAGGGAGTGATTATGCAGCCAGTAACCGGCTGGACAACGCATCATTCGATCATTGAGTTTAAAGGGAAATGGTATATTTTTTATCATGACGTAGAGCTTTCTGGAAAAACACATCTCCGGAATGTAAAAGTTCGTGAATTGAATCGTGAAGCTGATGGAAGTATTATAACTATTACACCTTAA
- a CDS encoding PAS domain S-box protein, which yields MKFLPIPDNENERLKALQNYLILDTEGEEEFDKITELASLICDVPMSLISLIDENRQWFKSTKGIDVKETTREIAFCQYTIMDNVLMEVQDATKDERFVDNEFVINDPHVRFYAGYPLVDPNGYSLGTICVLDDKAKILNESQRKSLKVLASQTMALIVNQRKRNDLKNFETLFRLSNDLICIAGTDGYLKKINPAFNRLLGWDEETLMKTPFVEFIHPDDREKTLTEVARLLSGGDTANFSQRFLRKDGEYLQLQWVSTPEPATGNLFGIARNITKEKINEDKLRVSEEKFRSFFENSQGLMCTHDLDGRFLTVNSAGAVLLGYTKEEVSKLSLYDLIPARHHGAFKDYLTEIRETGRSSGLMTTMHKNGSYKIWSYHNILLKAEDGFDYVIGNSIDVTKSHQMAQNLQKMQEMLRQTNEVARVGGWEMDLVRSTIYWSEVTKQIHMVKPDYMPDLEAALSFYKEGESRQTLTEAVEKAIADGTSFDLELEMITPENKEIWVRAIGNAEFENGICKRLYGAFQDIDDKKRAELEIVNSRKLLNDVMDAASEVSIIATDKSGIITVFNKGAEKMLGYSSDEAIGKSGSGLIYVPEEIQLHSKKLTEKYGKPIEGFRALVHTAELESSEVGEWTYKKKNGTLFPVLVVVTTIRDFHNTITGYLGVATDLSARKNAEQALINEKARLSAFVQHAPAAVAMFDKEMKYLAVSNKWLEEYRLTGSNIIGLSHYTVFPNILPKWKEIHQKCLKGDIFTEEEEVWRPVGWEHDQYLKTEVRPWFYFDGTVGGIMIFTQDITEIILRRQELRHAQIQSEQASIAKSEFLANMSHEIRTPLNGVIGFTDLVLKTKLNDTQKQYLRIVNQSANALLGIINDILDFSKIEAGKLELDIDKCDIYGMVAQSTDIISFPIQNKGLEMLLNMPADLPRFIWVDEIRLKQVLINLLSNASKFTESGEIELKIEILKYNPAESNDISCRFSVRDTGIGIRSEKQDKIFEAFLQEDGSTTKKYGGTGLGLTISNKLLGMMGSQLQLKSIQGVGSTFYFDLTMKSEPGEAIVWANVDSIKKVLIVDDNDNNRTILNKMLQLLKIESDQVKNGREAINAISGDTVYDAVLMDYHMPEMDGLETIRVIRETLLKDTDELPVVLLNSSADDATVLKGCEELNVNYRLIKPIKLSDISLCLSRLSHKEKAEESFQDEETSEVSSKEFLVLIAEDNPVNMFLAKTIVKKIAPNSLIMEAENGAEAVNFYNNQLPDIVFMDIQMPEMNGYEATLAIRNLPGRRHVPIIALTAGNVKGEKDKCIEAGMDDFIAKPFVEDDIRQIFNKFLGLSETSVSNENDNRLSFPLNSHFDMNKLRDTYMDDYEFISEFLLLTSESLTKSLADLKKYQNDKDLSGIKSTGHRLKGATASAFLSDATDIADTLEHLQSYEPDYIAQLLFDLENEIKLLLPLLEGIKNN from the coding sequence ATGAAATTTCTTCCCATTCCTGACAATGAAAATGAAAGATTAAAAGCACTTCAGAATTACCTGATTCTGGATACTGAGGGTGAAGAAGAATTTGATAAAATTACCGAACTGGCCTCCCTGATCTGCGATGTTCCTATGTCATTGATTTCATTGATCGATGAAAACAGGCAATGGTTTAAATCGACCAAAGGAATTGATGTAAAAGAAACGACCAGAGAAATTGCGTTCTGCCAGTATACCATTATGGATAATGTGCTAATGGAAGTGCAGGATGCAACGAAAGATGAAAGATTTGTAGATAATGAATTCGTTATTAATGATCCTCACGTACGCTTTTATGCGGGTTACCCACTGGTTGATCCGAATGGATATTCATTAGGAACTATTTGCGTTTTGGATGATAAAGCCAAAATCCTAAATGAATCACAAAGAAAGTCGCTCAAAGTGCTGGCGAGCCAGACAATGGCATTGATCGTAAATCAAAGAAAACGTAACGACCTTAAAAATTTCGAGACACTTTTTCGATTATCCAATGATTTGATTTGCATTGCTGGTACCGACGGATATCTGAAAAAAATAAACCCGGCTTTTAATCGATTGCTGGGCTGGGACGAAGAAACCCTTATGAAGACCCCATTCGTCGAATTTATTCATCCTGATGATCGCGAAAAAACCTTAACCGAAGTTGCACGGCTTTTGTCTGGTGGAGATACTGCCAATTTTTCCCAGAGATTCCTTAGGAAAGACGGTGAATATTTGCAATTGCAATGGGTATCAACGCCCGAACCTGCAACCGGTAATCTTTTTGGCATTGCCCGAAACATTACAAAGGAAAAAATCAATGAGGACAAATTACGTGTAAGCGAGGAGAAATTCAGGTCATTTTTTGAAAATTCCCAGGGTTTGATGTGTACACATGACCTGGATGGCCGCTTCCTCACAGTCAATTCGGCAGGCGCTGTTCTTCTGGGCTACACCAAAGAGGAGGTTTCCAAACTAAGTTTATACGATCTCATTCCAGCCAGGCATCACGGAGCGTTCAAAGATTATCTGACTGAAATAAGAGAAACGGGCCGATCAAGCGGATTGATGACAACCATGCATAAAAATGGTTCCTATAAAATATGGAGTTACCACAATATCCTGCTTAAAGCCGAGGATGGATTTGATTATGTTATTGGTAATTCGATTGATGTAACAAAAAGCCATCAGATGGCACAAAACCTGCAGAAAATGCAGGAAATGCTTAGGCAAACCAATGAAGTTGCACGTGTAGGCGGCTGGGAAATGGACTTGGTACGTAGTACTATTTACTGGTCAGAAGTTACCAAACAAATTCATATGGTAAAGCCGGATTACATGCCCGATCTGGAAGCGGCGTTGAGTTTTTATAAAGAAGGAGAAAGCAGGCAAACTCTGACAGAAGCAGTTGAAAAGGCGATTGCTGATGGTACATCTTTTGATCTGGAACTGGAAATGATCACTCCGGAAAATAAGGAAATATGGGTGCGGGCAATTGGCAATGCTGAGTTTGAAAATGGCATTTGTAAGAGACTCTATGGCGCATTTCAGGATATAGACGATAAAAAAAGAGCAGAACTGGAAATAGTCAATTCAAGAAAGCTGCTGAATGATGTAATGGATGCTGCCTCGGAGGTTAGTATTATAGCGACTGACAAATCGGGGATCATCACGGTCTTTAACAAAGGTGCAGAAAAAATGCTGGGTTATTCGAGTGACGAAGCTATTGGCAAGTCAGGCTCCGGACTAATCTACGTTCCCGAAGAAATACAGTTGCATAGTAAAAAACTAACAGAAAAGTACGGAAAACCTATTGAAGGATTCAGGGCATTGGTACACACTGCTGAGCTGGAAAGTTCCGAAGTCGGTGAATGGACCTATAAAAAGAAAAACGGCACACTCTTTCCTGTTTTGGTAGTGGTAACTACGATCCGTGACTTCCACAATACAATTACCGGTTATCTGGGTGTAGCCACCGATCTGTCTGCGAGGAAGAATGCGGAGCAGGCATTAATAAATGAAAAGGCAAGGCTATCCGCTTTTGTACAACATGCCCCGGCAGCAGTTGCCATGTTCGATAAGGAAATGAAATACCTTGCGGTGAGTAATAAATGGCTGGAAGAATACAGGCTAACCGGTAGTAATATCATTGGTTTGTCGCACTATACTGTATTTCCCAATATCCTCCCGAAATGGAAAGAGATACATCAAAAGTGCCTGAAAGGCGATATTTTCACTGAGGAAGAAGAGGTATGGAGACCGGTTGGCTGGGAACATGACCAGTATTTGAAAACCGAGGTCAGGCCATGGTTTTATTTTGACGGCACAGTTGGTGGCATCATGATTTTTACCCAGGACATCACTGAGATAATCCTTCGCCGCCAGGAATTGCGACATGCACAAATCCAGTCGGAGCAGGCAAGTATTGCGAAATCAGAATTTCTTGCAAATATGAGCCATGAAATCAGGACACCACTTAATGGGGTAATTGGCTTTACTGACCTTGTATTAAAAACAAAATTGAACGACACGCAAAAGCAATATTTAAGGATCGTAAACCAGTCGGCAAATGCCTTATTAGGTATTATCAACGACATTCTGGATTTTTCCAAAATAGAAGCCGGAAAGCTGGAACTGGATATTGACAAATGTGATATTTACGGAATGGTCGCGCAGTCGACTGATATTATTTCATTTCCGATCCAAAATAAAGGATTGGAAATGCTGCTGAATATGCCGGCAGATTTGCCAAGGTTTATTTGGGTGGATGAGATCCGGCTGAAACAGGTACTCATTAATCTCCTTAGCAACGCTTCAAAATTTACAGAAAGCGGCGAAATTGAACTCAAAATTGAAATCCTGAAATATAATCCAGCCGAAAGCAATGACATATCCTGTCGTTTTTCTGTGCGGGATACGGGAATTGGGATTAGGAGTGAAAAACAGGATAAAATTTTTGAAGCATTTTTGCAGGAAGACGGTTCTACAACCAAAAAGTATGGCGGAACAGGGCTTGGACTTACTATTTCCAACAAACTTTTGGGTATGATGGGAAGCCAGCTGCAATTAAAAAGTATTCAGGGTGTGGGTAGTACTTTCTATTTTGACCTGACCATGAAATCGGAGCCGGGTGAAGCTATTGTCTGGGCTAATGTGGATTCCATTAAAAAGGTTTTGATTGTAGACGACAATGATAACAACCGGACGATCCTGAACAAGATGCTCCAGTTATTGAAAATTGAGTCTGATCAGGTAAAAAATGGCCGCGAAGCAATTAATGCAATTAGCGGAGACACGGTTTATGACGCTGTGCTGATGGATTACCACATGCCTGAAATGGATGGACTGGAAACGATCAGGGTAATCCGAGAAACTTTGTTAAAAGATACAGATGAACTTCCAGTTGTTTTGCTGAACAGTTCTGCTGATGATGCGACGGTTTTAAAAGGCTGTGAGGAGCTGAACGTAAATTACAGGCTGATCAAACCTATAAAACTTAGTGATATTTCATTATGCCTTTCCAGGTTATCACACAAAGAAAAAGCAGAGGAATCTTTTCAGGATGAGGAAACAAGTGAAGTAAGCAGTAAAGAATTTCTGGTATTAATAGCTGAAGACAACCCGGTCAATATGTTTCTTGCTAAAACTATTGTAAAAAAAATAGCCCCGAATTCATTGATAATGGAGGCAGAAAATGGGGCAGAAGCTGTCAATTTTTATAATAATCAACTGCCGGACATTGTTTTTATGGATATTCAAATGCCTGAAATGAATGGTTATGAGGCAACTCTGGCAATTAGGAATTTACCTGGAAGAAGGCATGTTCCGATAATTGCGCTTACTGCCGGAAATGTAAAAGGGGAGAAGGACAAATGTATTGAAGCAGGAATGGACGACTTTATTGCCAAACCTTTTGTAGAAGATGATATCAGGCAGATATTCAACAAGTTCTTGGGGTTATCTGAAACAAGTGTTTCAAACGAAAATGATAACCGGCTGTCTTTTCCGTTAAATTCTCATTTCGATATGAATAAGCTACGGGATACTTATATGGATGATTATGAATTTATCTCAGAATTTTTACTTTTAACCAGTGAATCGTTAACGAAAAGTCTGGCAGATTTGAAGAAGTACCAAAATGACAAGGATTTAAGTGGAATTAAATCAACCGGGCACAGGCTGAAAGGTGCTACGGCATCCGCATTTTTATCGGATGCGACAGACATAGCCGATACGCTTGAACATTTACAATCCTATGAGCCTGATTATATAGCACAATTACTATTTGATCTTGAAAATGAAATTAAATTGCTGCTGCCATTATTGGAAGGAATAAAAAACAATTGA
- a CDS encoding carboxypeptidase-like regulatory domain-containing protein codes for MNYISKNVVFHREMFWSNLLGISGTLSTKRVQLETELAAGHAKAKTGYGAFARLQLSGARMNFTGNLVYAGKDFYGFYNNSLLVNTNIGFNLGRKLALGASSNFSNVNPGLDATYYSVSPKDNSYMAFTSYQLDKKNRFFVFYAVQEKQDRQKPAQFHYSENFGNISYHYNGGRFTLFYQGRYGYSRNLLLADNTGKRQSFSNLAQPAVRFFPWLWVGGYLEHQHTSKFSGADVVQDLFFYGGNARISLKRNLYASFLYRNNYAPDELYERRSFMDASLSLDLKRHRLSLSGGRSFVPNLQNANQNTLFFSLKYALKLNIPLAKKRNIGRVRGQLIGSGFPKEGNLVQLGNHKFLTDSSGRFSFEGIAPDQYYLSISQNDSKNDGVVADIKMPFLVTVRPDSLKEIAIPFIRTGSVTGKVEFVQPNQKGLSAVSGQRPTVLVKLANETASFLTELNDKNEFSFKEMKPGNWTLSAYIPGSQDRFVIEESQRELVIETDKALDVSFQVRPNEKRIHFSTKNFEVSVKK; via the coding sequence TTGAATTATATATCCAAAAATGTGGTGTTCCACCGTGAAATGTTCTGGTCAAACCTGCTGGGGATTTCGGGCACGCTCAGCACGAAACGTGTGCAGCTGGAAACGGAACTGGCCGCCGGACATGCAAAAGCCAAAACCGGTTACGGCGCTTTTGCCAGGTTGCAGCTGAGCGGGGCCCGGATGAATTTTACGGGCAACCTGGTTTACGCCGGAAAGGATTTCTACGGGTTTTACAACAACAGCCTGCTGGTCAATACCAATATCGGCTTCAACCTGGGCCGGAAACTGGCACTGGGCGCCAGCAGTAATTTTTCCAATGTGAACCCAGGCCTGGACGCAACCTATTACAGCGTTTCGCCCAAGGACAACAGCTATATGGCCTTTACGTCTTACCAGCTTGATAAAAAGAACCGTTTTTTTGTTTTTTATGCTGTCCAGGAAAAGCAGGACCGGCAAAAGCCTGCGCAGTTCCATTACTCCGAAAACTTTGGCAACATTTCCTACCATTATAACGGCGGCCGGTTCACGCTGTTCTACCAGGGCAGGTACGGTTATTCGAGAAACCTGCTGCTTGCTGACAATACCGGAAAAAGACAATCATTCTCCAATCTGGCGCAGCCTGCTGTCAGGTTTTTCCCGTGGTTATGGGTGGGGGGATATCTTGAACACCAGCACACCAGTAAATTTTCGGGCGCCGATGTGGTGCAGGATTTGTTCTTTTATGGCGGGAACGCCAGGATCAGCCTGAAAAGAAATTTATACGCAAGTTTTCTATACCGGAACAATTATGCGCCTGATGAGCTCTACGAAAGAAGGAGTTTTATGGATGCGTCGTTATCACTTGACCTGAAAAGGCACCGCCTGTCCCTGAGCGGCGGGCGTTCGTTTGTCCCCAACCTGCAGAACGCCAACCAGAATACCTTATTTTTCAGTTTGAAATACGCCCTGAAATTGAATATCCCGTTAGCAAAAAAGAGAAACATTGGCCGTGTAAGGGGGCAATTAATAGGATCAGGGTTCCCCAAGGAAGGGAATCTGGTCCAGCTGGGAAATCATAAATTCCTGACCGACAGCAGCGGCAGGTTTTCATTCGAGGGGATTGCACCGGACCAATATTACCTGAGTATTTCACAAAATGATTCCAAAAATGACGGCGTGGTGGCGGATATAAAAATGCCGTTTCTGGTCACTGTCAGGCCGGACAGTTTAAAAGAAATCGCCATACCGTTTATCCGCACCGGGAGTGTGACCGGGAAAGTGGAATTTGTACAACCCAATCAAAAAGGGTTATCTGCCGTTTCAGGCCAGCGGCCAACGGTATTGGTGAAACTGGCCAATGAAACGGCCAGTTTCCTGACCGAGCTGAACGACAAAAATGAATTTTCGTTCAAGGAAATGAAACCGGGAAACTGGACGCTTTCGGCTTATATCCCCGGCAGCCAGGACCGGTTTGTGATCGAAGAAAGCCAGAGAGAACTGGTCATTGAAACGGACAAAGCCCTGGACGTGTCCTTTCAGGTCAGGCCCAACGAAAAACGCATCCATTTTTCAACCAAGAATTTTGAAGTCTCTGTCAAAAAATGA